In a genomic window of Candidatus Coatesbacteria bacterium:
- a CDS encoding peptidase: MYFGLFYLDWTLLLLVPGLLLGLWAQYLIKSRFKHYSQIRSRRGLSGAQTAAHLLADAGLADVEIEVAGGRLSDHYDPRKRKLRLSPDTAHSCSVAALGVAAHEVGHAVQHARDYFPLHLRNAAVPATRIGSWLFLPLFIAGLIFSLEPLIWIGVGLFAFTVVFQLVTLPVEFNASRRALAMLGDGGYLDPDEIGGARKVLGAAALTYVAGLVTSLLMLLRLLLLAGFGRR, translated from the coding sequence ATGTACTTCGGGCTGTTTTACCTGGACTGGACACTGCTGTTGCTGGTTCCCGGCCTGCTGTTGGGGCTCTGGGCCCAGTACCTGATCAAGTCCCGCTTCAAGCACTACTCGCAAATCCGCAGCCGTCGGGGACTCAGCGGCGCCCAGACGGCCGCCCACCTGCTGGCCGACGCCGGACTGGCCGATGTCGAGATCGAGGTCGCCGGCGGACGGCTATCCGACCACTACGACCCCCGCAAGCGCAAGCTGCGTCTCTCCCCGGACACAGCCCACTCCTGCTCCGTCGCCGCCCTGGGCGTGGCGGCCCACGAGGTCGGTCACGCCGTCCAGCACGCCCGGGACTACTTCCCCCTGCACCTGCGCAACGCCGCCGTGCCCGCCACCCGTATCGGCTCCTGGCTCTTTCTGCCCCTGTTCATCGCCGGGCTGATCTTCTCCCTCGAACCCCTGATCTGGATCGGCGTCGGCCTGTTCGCCTTCACCGTCGTCTTCCAACTGGTCACCCTGCCGGTGGAGTTCAACGCCAGCCGCCGGGCGCTGGCGATGCTCGGCGACGGCGGCTACCTGGACCCCGACGAGATCGGCGGCGCGAGGAAGGTTCTCGGCGCCGCGGCGCTGACCTACGTCGCCGGTCTGGTTACCAGCCTGCTGATGCTCCTGCGCCTGCTGCTGCTCGCCGGTTTCGGTCGCCGATGA
- a CDS encoding Appr-1-p processing protein: MGSGVAGALKEAGGPDIEREAIAKGPIEVGAAVQTTAGHLSARWVIHAAAMGQDLKTNGELVYRAARAALELADELGATSIALPALGTGVGGLALEDCARSMREALEDTAPFTNLGEVRYVLFGPRAFEVFSSSFADAVV, from the coding sequence ATGGGCTCCGGGGTGGCGGGGGCGCTCAAGGAGGCCGGCGGACCGGACATCGAGCGTGAGGCCATCGCCAAGGGACCCATCGAGGTCGGCGCGGCGGTCCAGACGACGGCGGGACACCTGTCGGCGCGCTGGGTGATCCACGCCGCGGCGATGGGCCAGGACCTCAAGACTAACGGTGAGCTGGTCTATCGGGCGGCGCGGGCGGCGCTGGAGCTGGCCGACGAGCTGGGGGCGACCAGCATCGCCTTGCCGGCCCTGGGCACCGGGGTGGGCGGACTGGCCCTGGAGGACTGCGCCCGCTCGATGCGCGAAGCCCTGGAGGACACCGCGCCCTTCACCAACCTCGGCGAGGTCCGCTACGTCCTCTTCGGCCCCCGGGCCTTCGAGGTGTTCAGTTCCAGCTTCGCCGATGCTGTAGTCTGA